A window of Mangifera indica cultivar Alphonso chromosome 11, CATAS_Mindica_2.1, whole genome shotgun sequence contains these coding sequences:
- the LOC123229515 gene encoding probable choline kinase 1 codes for MVVKNNGLIPSSSPEELKKVLQAVASQWGDVIEDMDALEVTPLKGAMTNEVYQINWPAKNGCLVRKVLVRIYGEGVEIFFNRDDEIKTFECLSRHGQGPRLLGRFADGRIEEFIHARTLSAVDLRDPEISALVAAKMREFHNLDMPGPKYVLLWDRLRNWLSKARSLCSTKDEKEFQLDTLEEEIHTLEQELPQPNQEIGFCHNDLQYGNIMMDEEMRAITIIDYEYASFNPVAYDLANHFCEMAANYHTDTPHILDYSIYPGLKERQRFIYAYLSSAGNQPSESEVDQLANDAEKYTLANHLFWGLWGIISAYVNKIDFDYMEYARQRFQQYWSRKPSLLNSSSIPNRNCVNGHVF; via the exons ATGGTTGTTAAGAATAATGGATTGATACCGAGTTCGTCTCCTGAGGAATTGAAGAAAGTTCTTCAAGCTGTGGCTTCTCAGTGGGGAGATGTTATTGAAGATATGGATGCACTGGAGGTCACCCCTTTGAAAGGTGCTATGACTAATGAGGTTTATCAGATTAACTGGCCTGCAAAGAATGGTTGTCTTGTTAGGAAAGTTCTGGTTAGGATTTATGGAGAAGGGGTAGAGATCTTTTTCAACAGGGATGATGAAATTAAGACTTTTGAGTGCTTGTCTAGGCATGGACAGGGGCCAAGGCTTCTTGGGCGGTTCGCTGATGGAAGAATTGAGGAGTTCATTCATGCCAGG ACACTATCAGCTGTTGACCTTCGTGATCCTGAAATATCTGCTCTGGTAGCAGCTAAGATGAGAGAGTTCCACAATCTTGATATGCCTGGTCCAAAATATGTACTTCTCTGGGACAGACTGAG GAACTGGCTGAGTAAGGCCAGAAGTTTGTGCTCCACTAAAGATGAAAAGGAATTCCAGTTGGATACTCTGGAGGAGGAGATCCATACGCTAGAGCAGGAGTTGCCACAGCCCAATCAAGAGATTGGATTTTGTCACAATGATCTTCAATATGGCAACATAATGATGGATGAAGAGATGAGGGCAATCACTATAATT GATTATGAGTATGCAAGTTTCAATCCTGTTGCTTATGACCTTGCAAACCACTTTTGTGAAATGGCGGCAAATTATCATACTGATACGCCTCACATTTTGGACTACAGTATATACCCAG GACTGAAGGAGCGCCAAAGATTTATCTATGCATATCTGAGTTCTGCAG GCAATCAACCCAGTGAAAGTGAAGTAGATCAGCTAGCGAATGATGCAGAGAAGTATACTCTTGCAAACCATCTCTTTTGGGGCTTATGGGGAATCATTTCG GCTTATGTGAACAAAATTGACTTTGATTACATGGAATATGCAAGGCAAAGATTTCAGCAGTACTGGTCGAGAAAGCCAAGCCTCTTGAACTCCTCAAGCATTCCAAATCGGAACTGTGTAAATGGTCATGTATTTTAG